The Erigeron canadensis isolate Cc75 chromosome 4, C_canadensis_v1, whole genome shotgun sequence genome window below encodes:
- the LOC122597601 gene encoding F-box/kelch-repeat protein At3g06240-like, producing MCSYVPEDVMVSIFERLPIKFLLRFRSLSKYWYSRIASPEFIRNHPLRSDQKVLIRHLIKVTDVNFIDMYTLHSPSGYVKPGVELAHYRPDLDTVGSCNGIICLLEFGISLWNFSIRRKLTLPRHPSFKDEISYPGKAAFGFGFDPVTDDYKVVAISYLKYTDGVAHNEDSFIYSLKTNSWDSIISSPPTPFIHAWSKACFFNGTLHWVVVGLVHEPPIETSIIMTFNLFTHAFGTISLPTSFGKRGQITTINGSLALVSLKHGYNRIWVMSEYDNAKSWSVYL from the coding sequence ATGTGTAGTTATGTACCAGAAGATGTAATGGTGAGTATCTTTGAACGACTACCAATCAAGTTCCTCCTCCGATTCCGATCGCTCTCCAAATATTGGTATTCTCGTATCGCTAGCCCCGAATTCATCCGCAATCACCCTCTTCGTTCTGATCAGAAAGTCCTCATTAGACACTTGATTAAAGTTACAGATGTCAATTTTATAGACATGTATACCTTGCACTCGCCTAGTGGGTACGTCAAACCTGGAGTTGAGTTGGCACATTATCGTCCTGATCTAGACACTGTTGGTTCGTGTAATGGAATCATATGTCTGTTGGAATTCGGGATTAGTCTATGGAACTTTTCAATTAGGCGTAAACTAACCCTACCCCGTCATCCTTCTTTCAAAGACGAAATTAGCTATCCTGGAAAGGCAgcatttggttttggttttgaccCAGTCACCGATGATTACAAGGTTGTGGCCATATCCTACTTAAAATATACAGATGGTGTTGCACACAATGAGGATTCCTTTATTTACTCCCTGAAAACAAACTCTTGGGATTCGATTATTTCTTCACCACCTACTCCGTTTATTCATGCATGGTCGAAGGCATGTTTTTTCAATGGAACATTACATTGGGTGGTCGTTGGCTTAGTTCACGAACCACCGATAGAAACAAGTATTATCATGACATTCAATTTGTTTACTCATGCTTTTGGTACTATCTCATTGCCAACTTCCTTTGGGAAAAGGGGACAAATAACGACCATTAATGGTTCGTTAGCTTTGGTTTCCTTAAAACACGGTTATAATAGGATTTGGGTGATGAGTGAGTATGATAATGCTAAATCTTGGTCTGTGTATCTTTAA
- the LOC122597957 gene encoding translation initiation factor IF3-2, chloroplastic-like gives MVGVTTNSCTIPPFKQPISSSSSFQSKIFHFQLNFPTSSTTSRSCRITCRYGGGGGGSYNRQGDNRRSKQDDDPALDISSIRSSTVRLIDEEQNMVGIVSKTAALQMAEDAELDLVILSPEAEPPVVKLMDYNKYKYEQQKKKRDQQKKSSAHRVDQKELKMGYNIDVHDYTVRLKAAQKFLKDGDKVKLIVSLKGRENEFKNNAIELIRRFRDDVGELAVEESKNFRDRNMTLVLVPNKAVTQKEAPKKKEKSTGTEVSASV, from the exons ATGGTTGGGGTTACAACCAACAGCTGTACCATCCCTCCTTTCAAACAAcccatttcttcttcttcttctttccaaTCAAAAATCTTTCATTTCCAACTTAACTTTCCAACTTCCTCAACCACCTCCCGGAGCTGCCGTATTACTTGCCGGtacggcggcggcggcggcggaaGTTATAACCGTCAAGGTGATAATAGACGGTCCAAACAAGATGATGATCCAGCTCTTGATATTTCCAGTATCAG GTCAAGTACTGTGAGGCTTATTGATGAGGAACAAAACATG GTTGGTATAGTGTCTAAAACTGCTGCTCTTCAGATGGCAGAAGATGCCGAACTTGACCtg GTTATATTGTCTCCAGAGGCAGAACCCCCCGTTGTGAAGCTGATGGATTACAA CAAGTATAAGTATGagcaacaaaagaagaaaagagatcAGCAGAAGAAAAGTTCCG CTCATCGCGTGGATCAAAAGGAGCTAAAAATGGG TTACAACATTGATGTACATGATTATACCGTTCGTTTAAAAGCAGCTCAGAAGTTTCTAAAGGATGGTGACAAG GTTAAACTTATAGTAAGTTTAAAGGGACGTGAAAATGAGTTCAAAAATAATGCTATTGAGCTCATTCGACGTTTCCGTGACGACGTAGGAGAG CTAGCCGTTGAAGAAAGCAAGAACTTCAGAGACAGGAACATGACGTTGGTATTGGTTCCAAACAAAGCTGTTACCCAAAAAGAAGCACCAAAGAAGAAAGAGAAGTCGACAGGGACTGAGGTATCAGCAAGTGTATGA
- the LOC122598629 gene encoding uncharacterized protein LOC122598629, with amino-acid sequence MMNSKKSMEANNNNLKEALCLQQRLLQKLYNELDVERESAATAASEAMSMILRLQGEKAAVKMEAEQYKRLAEEKMNHAEESMEIFEEIMYQKEMEISSLDYQVQAYRYKLLSLGFDDLGANEVKYPEHLLQRNESLGETSNKNTPKRLKLPNLRRGTLERDRSITEDPDVIAKIVEESLHDDENNQNLDLGLGWKADGSSSVDINSYLEQIRKLDKVVEDMVGEQFSCPNGITSRCSSTPSKLNEMDLVQCPKKLMDDKIVSSDTCSPGVHDVFEVPLVDETLYKDDEKSNFKDDERVKKLAPIPPSPEESYYKDELDLLKKPLLSQQKEKKVFLPKDGINVNCHMALVQPTTYASKTQEASQQTYMATEITEGETKVVQPNARQEPFNTRSEQELRLLYEINGKLDSIQSEIRSRLTKINKSSPNCDMSMIQLKEAMSEFWF; translated from the exons ATGATGAATTCAAAAAAATCGATGGAAGCAAAcaacaataatttaaaggaaGCGCTTTGTCTTCAACAACGGCTTCTTCAAAAACTTTATAATGAGTTGGATGTTGAAAGAGAATCTGCTGCTACCGCAGCTAGTGAAGCAATGTCCATGATACTTCGTCTTCAAGGAGAAAAAGCTGCGGTGAAAATGGAAGCCGAACAATACAAAAGACTAGCAGAAGAGAAAATGAACCACGCAGAAGAATCTATGGAAATATTTGAAGAAATTATGTACCAAAAAGAAATGGAAATCTCTTCACTAGACTACCAAGTTCAAGCCTATAGATACAAACTATTAAGCTTGGGGTTTGATGACCTTGGTGCCAATGAGGTAAAGTATCCAGAACATCTATTGCAACGAAATGAAAGTTTAGGGGAAACAAGCAACAAAAACACTCCAAAACGGTTAAAGTTGCCTAACTTGAGAAGGGGCACTTTAGAAAGGGATAGATCTATAACTGAAGATCCTGATGTGATTGCAAAAATAGTGGAAGAAAGTTTACACGatgatgaaaataatcaaaacttggatttgGGGTTGGGGTGGAAGGCAGATGGTTCTTCATCAGTGGATATTAATTCGTATTTGGAGCAGATTCGAAAATTGGATAAAGTAGTAGAAGATATGGTTGGAGAGCAATTTTCTTGCCCAAACGGTATAACTTCTAGATGTTCTTCTACTCCATCTAAGCTTAACGAAATGGATCTTGTACAATGTCCAAAAAAGTTGATGGACGATAAGATAGTATCTTCCGATACTTGTTCGCCCGGTGTGCATGATGTCTTTGAAGTCCCGCTAGTTGATGAGACCCTTtataaagatgatgaaaaatcaaatttcAAAGACGATGAAAGGGTCAAAAAGTTGGCTCCTATTCCACCATCACCTGAAGAATCTTATTATAAAGATGAACTTGACTTATTGAAAAAGCCTCTTTTATCACAACAAAAGGAGAAAAAAGTGTTTTTGCCTAAAGATGGTATCAATGTCAACTGCCATATGGCTCTTGTTCAGCCAACTACATATGCTTCGAAGACTCAAGAAGCGTCACAACAAACATACATGGCAACGGAGATAACAGAAGGTGAAACCAAGGTTGTACAACCAAATGCAAGACAAGAACCTTTTAACACAAGAAGTGAACAAGAATTGAGATTATTATATGAGATTAATGGAAAATTGGATTCAATACAATCAGAAATTAGAAGCAGAttaacaaaaatcaataaatcTTCTCCAAACTGTGACATGTCCATGATTCAACTTAAAGAG GCAATGTCAGAATTCTGGTTTTGA
- the LOC122595618 gene encoding DNA-directed RNA polymerase 3, chloroplastic, protein MASSALFSPSPRSHHHDLQSPWSTHKVKPRKPQKTSTTHIQIFKTPSQNPLIYTSSFPHNLKLPSLKDPISSHPLPDSIDENFTKNLENLATLQRITTGFDSVSDSDKNLKRVFIQEQQQPPWITSLLMKNFYRTSSSSTVKKRVKVEIDKRNYYILRRRQIKAETEAWEKMTEEYREFQREMCEKKLAPNLPYVKSLFAGWFEPLSNAIKKEQKSPNTKKHQEAYAPYIDSLPADKMAIIVMHKMMGLLMMGHDYRYVRVVQAAIQIGMAVELEVRIQTFLEKTKSCPKKKVLIQAQQEVTKENEMLRRRVKTLIKRKRIMEVQKILKNEEYIPWGRDKQAKLGCRLIELLTEIAYVQSPVSQSADAPPDIRPAFRHIFKIIAMESGQVRKCGVIECDKMILTGLESTARHMIIPYVPMLVPPRRWKGYDNGGHFFLPSYLMRTHGSKQQQEAVKNVPTTQMQKIYEALDTLGHTKWRVNKRLLDVVESIWAAGGDIAGLVNRQDVSVPDLNSEESSDVKEWRWSVRKARKINQELHSQRCDIELKLSVARSMKDEEGFYYPHNLDFRGRAYPMHPHLNHLSSDLCRGILEFAEGRPLGKSGLRWLRIHLANLYGSGVEKLSYDGRLQFVENHISDILDSADNPLGGNRWWLTAEDPFQCLAACINLSETLKSSSPHTVISHLPVHQDGSCNGLQHYAALGRDSLEAAAVNLVAGEKPSDVYSEIAARVHEIMQRDSEKDPISYPNAVLARLLIGQVNRKLVKQTVMTSVYGVTFVGAREQIKRRLQEKGHISDDQLLFSASCYAAKVTLEALGEIFEAARSTMCWLGDCAKVIASENQAVRWTTPLGLPVVQPYFKTKRHIIKTSLQVLALQREGSTVELKKQRTAFPPNFVHSLDGTHMMMTAVACRDAGMRFAGVHDSFWTHACDVDKMNVILREKFVELYSSPILENLLESFQTTYPGLEFPPLPQRGDFDLNEVLKSPYFFN, encoded by the exons ATGGCTTCATCAGCTCTTTTTTCACCAAGCCCTAGAAGTCATCATCACGACCTACAATCACCATGGTCAACACATAAAGTCAAACCAAGAAAACCACAAAAAACCTCAACAACCCATAttcaaatcttcaaaacccCATCTCAAAACCCTTTAATTTACACATCTTCTTTCCCCCACAACTTAAAGTTACCATCTTTAAAAGACCCCATTTCATCTCATCCTTTACCTGACTCAATTGATGAAAATTTCACCaaaaatcttgaaaatcttGCAACTTTACAAAGAATCACAACTGGGTTTGACTCGGTTTCGGATTCCGATAAAAACCTGAAaagggttttcattcaagaacaacaacaaccacccTGGATTACTTCTTTGCTGATGAAGAATTTTTATAGGACTAGTAGTAGTAGTACTGTCAAAAAAAGAGTGAAAGTTGAAATTGATAAGAggaattattatattttgagaAGGAGACAAATAAAAGCCGAAACCGAGGCTTGGGAGAAGATGACTGAAGAATATAGGGAGTTTCAAAGGGAAATGTGTGAGAAGAAATTAGCACCTAATTTGCCTTATGTTAAGTCATTGTTTGCTGGTTGGTTCGAGCCGTTGAGTAATGCAATTAAGAAGGAACAGAAATCACCCAATACGAAGAAACATCAAGAGGCGTATGCACCTTATATTGACTCATTGCCAGCTGATAAAATGGCTATTATTGTTATGCATAAGATGATGGGATTATTGATGATGGGGCATGATTATCGGTATGTTCGAGTTGTTCAAGCTGCTATTCAGATTGGGATGGCAGTTGAGCTCGAG GTTAGAATACAGACTTTTTTGGAGAAAACAAAGAGTTGCCCCAAAAAGAAGGTTTTAATTCAAGCTCAACAAGAAGTCACTAAAGAAAATGAGATGCTTCGGAGACGTGTTAAAACTTTGATTAAAAGGAAAAGAATAATGGAAGTAcaaaagatattgaaaaatGAAGAATATATACCTTGGGGCAGAGATAAGCAAGCGAAG CTAGGATGCCGTCTTATTGAGTTGTTAACAGAAATAGCTTATGTTCAATCTCCAGTTAGTCAATCCGCTGACGCCCCACCTGACATTCGGCCTGCATTTCGACATATTTTCAAGATTATAGCAATGGAATCGGG TCAAGTCAGAAAGTGTGGAGTTATTGAATGCGATAAAATGATCCTCACTGGACTTGAGAGCACT GCTCGACACATGATAATTCCTTATGTGCCAATGTTGGTTCCTCCAAGAAGGTGGAAAGG GTATGACAATGGCGGGCACTTCTTCTTACCTTCATATCTCATGCGTACTCATGGATCAAAGCAGCAACAAGAGGCTGTTAAGAATGTTCCAACTACACAAATGCAAAAGATATACGAG GCATTGGATACACTTGGACACACTAAATGGAGAGTGAATAAAAGACTACTTGATGTAGTTGAGAGCATTTGGGCTGCCGGAGGTGATATTGCTGGACTTGTTAATCGTCAAGAT GTTTCGGTTCCTGATTTGAATTCTGAGGAGTCGAGTGATGTAAAGGAATGGAGATGGAGTGTGCGTAAAGCAAGGAAAATCAATCAAGAACTGCATTCTCAGCGATGTGACATAGAACTAAAGCTTTCA GTAGCTCGAAGCATGAAAGATGAAGAAGGCTTCTACTATCCTCACAATCTTGACTTTCGTGGCCGTGCTTACCCCATGCACCCACATTTGAATCATTTAAGTTCTGATTTGTGTCGAGGAATTCTTGAGTTTGCTGAAGGGAGGCCGTTAGGGAAGTCAGGCTTACGTTGGTTGAGGATACATCTAGCAAATCTTTATGGTTCTGGAGTCGAGAAGCTCTCGTACGATGGTCGCCTACAGTTTGTGGAAAATCATATTAGTGATATCTTAGATTCGGCCGATAACCCTCTTGGTGGAAATCGATGGTGGCTAACAGCCGAAGACCCTTTTCAATGTCTAGCAGCTTGTATTAATCTGTCTGAAACCTTAAAAAGTTCATCACCTCATACTGTCATATCACATCTTCCAGTTCATCAG GATGGCTCTTGCAATGGGCTCCAGCATTATGCTGCATTGGGAAGAGACAGT TTAGAAGCTGCCGCAGTGAACTTAGTTGCTGGAGAAAAACCTTCTGATGTTTACTCGGAGATTGCAGCAAG GGTTCACGAAATTATGCAGAGGGACAGCGAAAAAGATCCAATAAGCTATCCTAATGCTGTACTAGCCAGACTTCTAATTGGCCAG GTCAACCGAAAGTTGGTCAAACAAACAGTAATGACTTCAGTCTATGGCGTAACATTTGTTGGGGCACGAGAACAAATCAAAAGAAGATTACAAGAGAAGGGTCATATTTCTGATGATCAACTGCTGTTTAGTGCATCTTGTTATGCTGCTAAA GTCACGCTGGAGGCCCTTGGGGAAATATTTGAGGCTGCACGCAGTACCATGTGTTGGCTTGGTGATTGTGCTAAG GTGATTGCTTCTGAAAATCAGGCTGTTCGGTGGACAACCCCTCTAGGTCTTCCTGTCGTACAACCCTATTTCAAAACTAAACGTCATATT ATAAAAACCTCTCTTCAGGTCTTGGCTTTGCAACGGGAAGGTAGCACG GTAGAGCTAAAAAAGCAAAGAACGGCATTTCCTCCAAATTTTGTGCACTCACTTGATGGAACACACATGATGATGACTGCTGTTGCTTGTAGGGATGCAGGAATGCGTTTTGCAG GGGTTCATGATTCCTTCTGGACACATGCATGTGATGTTGACAAGATGAATGTAATACTACGGGAAAAGTTTGTAGAGCTATATAGCAGTCCGATACTTGAAAAT TTGCTTGAAAGCTTTCAGACTACATATCCTGGGCTGGAGTTCCCTCCCCTTCCACAGAGAGGCGACTTTGACCTGAATGAAGTTCTGAAATCACCTTACTTCTTCAACTAA